One window from the genome of Xenorhabdus bovienii SS-2004 encodes:
- the nlpD gene encoding murein hydrolase activator NlpD: MNLGNSVKKIKWISSVMGVVLAGCSNTSDRPAPIVSIDKQEQNRGIPSRTSSISTPMPSSPSTISANRSSEHRASENRYLVNRAVENGSHQGRIIYNRNYGNIPKGSYSGSTYTVKSGDTLFYVAWITGIDFRDLSHINNISEPYNLNVGQVLRMGNVNSSNGVLLASNSTQSKIEQVDFQKSNAYPANIDRQSSEKMLPRKTISVSESSAMKLSSATDISPGSTISSGSSSWGWPAEGKVFEGFSDSKGGNKGIDIAGSRGQPVFATASGKVVYAGNALRGYGNLIIIKHNDDYLSAYAHNDTMLVRDSQDVQAGQKIATMGSTGTSLVKLHFEIRYKGKSVNPLRHLPQR; encoded by the coding sequence ATGAATTTAGGAAACTCAGTGAAAAAAATAAAGTGGATAAGCTCTGTTATGGGAGTGGTACTGGCAGGCTGTAGCAATACATCGGATCGTCCAGCGCCGATAGTGAGTATTGATAAGCAGGAACAAAATAGAGGAATCCCTTCCAGAACCTCGTCCATCTCGACACCCATGCCATCTTCTCCTTCAACTATTTCAGCAAATCGTTCATCAGAGCATCGTGCTTCGGAAAATCGTTATTTAGTGAATCGTGCTGTTGAAAATGGCTCACATCAGGGACGGATCATCTATAACCGCAATTATGGGAATATTCCTAAAGGAAGCTATAGCGGCAGCACCTACACGGTTAAAAGTGGCGATACTTTGTTCTATGTTGCATGGATTACAGGCATTGATTTTCGTGATCTATCTCACATAAATAACATTTCAGAGCCTTATAACCTCAATGTTGGCCAAGTCCTGAGAATGGGTAATGTAAACTCCAGTAATGGTGTATTACTAGCATCAAATAGTACCCAATCTAAAATTGAGCAGGTTGATTTTCAAAAAAGTAATGCGTATCCTGCAAACATTGATAGACAGAGTTCCGAAAAGATGTTGCCAAGAAAAACAATTTCTGTTAGCGAAAGTTCAGCTATGAAATTATCATCGGCAACAGATATAAGTCCTGGCAGCACCATCAGCAGTGGTAGCAGTAGTTGGGGATGGCCTGCGGAAGGGAAAGTGTTTGAAGGTTTTTCGGATTCTAAGGGTGGAAATAAAGGCATTGATATTGCGGGTAGTCGTGGCCAGCCCGTTTTTGCAACTGCCAGTGGAAAAGTAGTTTATGCCGGAAACGCATTACGTGGATATGGAAATCTCATAATTATAAAACATAACGATGACTACCTGAGTGCCTATGCTCACAACGATACCATGCTGGTTCGTGATTCGCAGGATGTTCAGGCGGGGCAAAAAATTGCCACTATGGGTAGTACTGGAACAAGTTTAGTCAAATTACATTTTGAAATTCGTTACAAGGGAAAATCCGTAAACCCGCTGCGTCATCTTCCGCAGCGATAA
- a CDS encoding protein-L-isoaspartate(D-aspartate) O-methyltransferase: protein MLSRSMKNLLTQLRQQGIQDEHLLEIIARVPRECFVDEALAHKVYENTALPIGHGQTISQPYIVARMTKLLSLTPEANVLEIGTGSGYQTAILAHLARHVFSVERIKGLQWQAKRRLKQLDLHNISTRHGDGWNGWPSKGPFDAIIVTAAPPEIPQALLYQLADNGVMVLPVGERSQSLKVVHRYGSDFHSEVIEPVRFVPLIQGELA, encoded by the coding sequence ATGCTGAGTCGGTCAATGAAAAATTTGCTGACCCAATTACGCCAGCAAGGAATACAGGACGAGCACTTGCTGGAAATTATCGCCAGAGTTCCTCGGGAATGTTTTGTTGATGAAGCTTTGGCGCATAAAGTTTATGAAAATACGGCATTGCCTATTGGACATGGACAGACCATATCCCAACCTTACATTGTTGCTCGCATGACAAAACTGTTGAGCTTAACTCCTGAAGCCAATGTGCTGGAGATTGGAACGGGATCTGGTTACCAGACGGCGATACTCGCCCATCTGGCCAGACACGTTTTCTCCGTGGAGCGTATTAAAGGTTTGCAGTGGCAGGCTAAACGCAGGTTGAAGCAGCTTGATTTACACAACATATCAACCCGCCACGGTGATGGTTGGAATGGGTGGCCGTCAAAAGGGCCATTTGATGCCATTATTGTCACGGCAGCGCCGCCCGAAATTCCACAGGCACTATTGTATCAACTTGCAGATAACGGAGTGATGGTTCTGCCTGTGGGGGAGCGCTCTCAGTCGCTTAAAGTGGTGCATCGCTATGGCAGTGATTTTCACAGCGAAGTGATCGAACCTGTCCGTTTTGTTCCCCTAATTCAAGGCGAACTAGCATAA
- the surE gene encoding 5'/3'-nucleotidase SurE, with product MLRILLSNDDGVTAPGIQTLAARLREHYHVQVVAPDRNRSGASNALTLDRPLRINTMNNGDIAVQEGTPTDCVYLGVNRLVLPRPDIVVSGINCGPNLGDDVIYSGTVAAAMEGRHLGLPALAVSLNGDRHYETAAEVTMRLLNLLQKSPLRAGNILNINVPDVPIEQIKGFRVTRCGSRCAAKEVYALEDPKGNMLYWIGPPGEKHDAGPETDFAAIEDGFVSITPLQVDLTAYKAQELINDWLVKVGDMGEC from the coding sequence ATGCTGCGGATATTGCTGAGTAACGATGATGGTGTTACCGCACCGGGTATTCAAACCTTAGCGGCCAGATTGCGGGAACACTATCATGTTCAGGTGGTCGCACCTGATCGTAACCGCAGCGGAGCATCGAATGCGTTAACGCTGGATCGTCCCTTGCGTATCAATACGATGAATAATGGTGATATTGCCGTTCAGGAAGGTACGCCGACGGATTGTGTCTATCTGGGCGTTAATCGCCTGGTTCTTCCTCGCCCGGATATTGTGGTTTCAGGAATCAACTGTGGTCCCAACCTTGGTGATGATGTGATTTATTCCGGCACAGTGGCGGCCGCGATGGAAGGACGCCATTTAGGATTACCGGCGCTGGCGGTATCACTCAATGGTGACAGACATTATGAAACAGCCGCAGAAGTTACGATGCGCCTATTAAACCTGTTGCAAAAATCTCCCTTAAGGGCCGGCAATATTCTGAACATCAATGTGCCTGACGTCCCTATTGAGCAGATCAAAGGTTTTCGGGTAACACGATGCGGCAGTCGATGTGCTGCTAAAGAAGTTTACGCTTTGGAAGATCCCAAAGGTAACATGCTTTACTGGATAGGGCCTCCTGGCGAGAAACATGACGCAGGGCCAGAAACAGACTTTGCAGCGATAGAAGACGGGTTTGTCTCCATTACTCCTTTACAGGTGGACTTAACCGCTTATAAGGCACAGGAGTTAATCAACGATTGGTTGGTAAAAGTCGGAGATATGGGAGAATGCTGA
- a CDS encoding transposase — MPMFFMRGWTQDLLPKLPHGAVIVMDNAPFHKRNDTTQAIADSRCQLEWLPAYSPDLNPIEHKWGGAKAIRRQKDVQLMSCLRSILNRSGYVDSAIS; from the coding sequence ATGCCGATGTTTTTTATGCGTGGATGGACGCAAGATTTGCTGCCAAAGCTTCCACACGGAGCAGTGATAGTGATGGATAATGCGCCTTTCCATAAACGGAATGACACGACACAAGCGATAGCAGACAGCAGATGTCAACTGGAATGGCTTCCCGCTTATAGTCCGGATTTAAACCCTATAGAACACAAATGGGGCGGAGCAAAAGCGATAAGGAGGCAAAAAGATGTTCAGTTGATGAGTTGTTTACGGAGCATATTGAATAGGTCAGGTTATGTTGATTCTGCTATATCTTAA
- a CDS encoding IS630 transposase-related protein produces the protein MGYSLDFRKRVLAYKDKHSLTFEQTSAHFEISMRTLFRWCNKIEPCMTRDKPATKIPDEVLIADVQNFPDDYQWERAKRLSVSQSAIHYALKRLRITQKKNAPTPSRCSSSSSGIYRAHQR, from the coding sequence ATGGGCTACAGCTTAGATTTTCGAAAGCGAGTACTGGCATACAAAGACAAGCATTCGTTGACTTTCGAACAAACGAGTGCCCATTTTGAGATCTCCATGCGTACCTTGTTCCGGTGGTGCAATAAAATAGAACCTTGCATGACCCGCGATAAACCCGCCACGAAAATCCCTGATGAGGTACTCATTGCGGATGTCCAAAATTTTCCTGATGACTATCAATGGGAAAGAGCAAAACGCTTAAGTGTTTCACAATCGGCTATTCATTACGCCTTGAAACGGCTTCGGATCACCCAGAAAAAAAACGCTCCAACACCCTCGCGCTGCTCCTCAAGCTCGTCAGGCATTTATCGAGCGCATCAGCGATGA